One Tachypleus tridentatus isolate NWPU-2018 chromosome 3, ASM421037v1, whole genome shotgun sequence DNA window includes the following coding sequences:
- the LOC143247116 gene encoding uncharacterized protein LOC143247116 isoform X1, with protein sequence MKRTGFYVMLAGKITLGLLSLCCQGNEQGGKVRIIRGHPGIDYPDYREVPETPFSCRDHLYEGLYADVDAQCQVYRYCYTETRMESFLCPSGTVFNQKIQDCDLWHRVKCKESSNYYYLNAIPRDFSKLLHIGAKLQSLRQQLRPEQAALQPQDQNSYLFNSRPQQANHQPESDSHRPQDQTSYQSQRNSRPHQASHQFERLQLSSDLHGPQHTFLSFNPWVIFGWPSDR encoded by the exons GTTTGTTGTCTCTTTGTTGCCAAGGAAATGAG CAGGGTGGTAAAGTGAGGATCATACGAGGACATCCGGGGATTGATTACCCTGATTACAGAGAAGTTCCTGAAACACCGTTCTCGTGCAGAGATCATTTGTACGAAGGCCTGTATGCTGACGTCGATGCACAATGCCAG GTATACCGTTACTGTTACACAGAGACTAGAATGGAAAGTTTCTTGTGCCCAAGTGGCACTGTTTTCAACCAGAAGATCCAAGACTGTGATTTGTGGCACAGAGTGAAATGCAAGGAATCTTCCAATTACTATTACTTGAACGCTATACCTCGAGACTTCTCAAAACTATTACACATTGGAGCGAAACTTCAATCTCTTCGTCAACAGCTCCGTCCAGAACAAGCTGCATTGCAGCCACAAGACCAGAATAGTTACCTGTTTAATTCTCGTCCACAACAAGCTAATCACCAGCCTGAATCTGACTCGCATCGGCCACAAGACCAGACTAGTTACCAGTCTCAACGTAATTCTCGTCCACACCAAGCTAGTCATCAATTTGAGCGTCTACAATTGTCATCGGATTTACACGGACCTCAACACACCTTTTTGAGTTTTAATCCATGGGTAATCTTTGGATGGCCAAGTGACCGCTAG
- the LOC143247116 gene encoding uncharacterized protein LOC143247116 isoform X3, whose amino-acid sequence MKRTGFYVMLAGLLSLCCQGNEQGGKVRIIRGHPGIDYPDYREVPETPFSCRDHLYEGLYADVDAQCQVYRYCYTETRMESFLCPSGTVFNQKIQDCDLWHRVKCKESSNYYYLNAIPRDFSKLLHIGAKLQSLRQQLRPEQAALQPQDQNSYLFNSRPQQANHQPESDSHRPQDQTSYQSQRNSRPHQASHQFERLQLSSDLHGPQHTFLSFNPWVIFGWPSDR is encoded by the exons GTTTGTTGTCTCTTTGTTGCCAAGGAAATGAG CAGGGTGGTAAAGTGAGGATCATACGAGGACATCCGGGGATTGATTACCCTGATTACAGAGAAGTTCCTGAAACACCGTTCTCGTGCAGAGATCATTTGTACGAAGGCCTGTATGCTGACGTCGATGCACAATGCCAG GTATACCGTTACTGTTACACAGAGACTAGAATGGAAAGTTTCTTGTGCCCAAGTGGCACTGTTTTCAACCAGAAGATCCAAGACTGTGATTTGTGGCACAGAGTGAAATGCAAGGAATCTTCCAATTACTATTACTTGAACGCTATACCTCGAGACTTCTCAAAACTATTACACATTGGAGCGAAACTTCAATCTCTTCGTCAACAGCTCCGTCCAGAACAAGCTGCATTGCAGCCACAAGACCAGAATAGTTACCTGTTTAATTCTCGTCCACAACAAGCTAATCACCAGCCTGAATCTGACTCGCATCGGCCACAAGACCAGACTAGTTACCAGTCTCAACGTAATTCTCGTCCACACCAAGCTAGTCATCAATTTGAGCGTCTACAATTGTCATCGGATTTACACGGACCTCAACACACCTTTTTGAGTTTTAATCCATGGGTAATCTTTGGATGGCCAAGTGACCGCTAG
- the LOC143247116 gene encoding uncharacterized protein LOC143247116 isoform X2, with protein MKRTGFYVMLAGKITLGLLSLCCQGNEGGKVRIIRGHPGIDYPDYREVPETPFSCRDHLYEGLYADVDAQCQVYRYCYTETRMESFLCPSGTVFNQKIQDCDLWHRVKCKESSNYYYLNAIPRDFSKLLHIGAKLQSLRQQLRPEQAALQPQDQNSYLFNSRPQQANHQPESDSHRPQDQTSYQSQRNSRPHQASHQFERLQLSSDLHGPQHTFLSFNPWVIFGWPSDR; from the exons GTTTGTTGTCTCTTTGTTGCCAAGGAAATGAG GGTGGTAAAGTGAGGATCATACGAGGACATCCGGGGATTGATTACCCTGATTACAGAGAAGTTCCTGAAACACCGTTCTCGTGCAGAGATCATTTGTACGAAGGCCTGTATGCTGACGTCGATGCACAATGCCAG GTATACCGTTACTGTTACACAGAGACTAGAATGGAAAGTTTCTTGTGCCCAAGTGGCACTGTTTTCAACCAGAAGATCCAAGACTGTGATTTGTGGCACAGAGTGAAATGCAAGGAATCTTCCAATTACTATTACTTGAACGCTATACCTCGAGACTTCTCAAAACTATTACACATTGGAGCGAAACTTCAATCTCTTCGTCAACAGCTCCGTCCAGAACAAGCTGCATTGCAGCCACAAGACCAGAATAGTTACCTGTTTAATTCTCGTCCACAACAAGCTAATCACCAGCCTGAATCTGACTCGCATCGGCCACAAGACCAGACTAGTTACCAGTCTCAACGTAATTCTCGTCCACACCAAGCTAGTCATCAATTTGAGCGTCTACAATTGTCATCGGATTTACACGGACCTCAACACACCTTTTTGAGTTTTAATCCATGGGTAATCTTTGGATGGCCAAGTGACCGCTAG
- the LOC143247116 gene encoding uncharacterized protein LOC143247116 isoform X4 produces MKRTGFYVMLAGLLSLCCQGNEGGKVRIIRGHPGIDYPDYREVPETPFSCRDHLYEGLYADVDAQCQVYRYCYTETRMESFLCPSGTVFNQKIQDCDLWHRVKCKESSNYYYLNAIPRDFSKLLHIGAKLQSLRQQLRPEQAALQPQDQNSYLFNSRPQQANHQPESDSHRPQDQTSYQSQRNSRPHQASHQFERLQLSSDLHGPQHTFLSFNPWVIFGWPSDR; encoded by the exons GTTTGTTGTCTCTTTGTTGCCAAGGAAATGAG GGTGGTAAAGTGAGGATCATACGAGGACATCCGGGGATTGATTACCCTGATTACAGAGAAGTTCCTGAAACACCGTTCTCGTGCAGAGATCATTTGTACGAAGGCCTGTATGCTGACGTCGATGCACAATGCCAG GTATACCGTTACTGTTACACAGAGACTAGAATGGAAAGTTTCTTGTGCCCAAGTGGCACTGTTTTCAACCAGAAGATCCAAGACTGTGATTTGTGGCACAGAGTGAAATGCAAGGAATCTTCCAATTACTATTACTTGAACGCTATACCTCGAGACTTCTCAAAACTATTACACATTGGAGCGAAACTTCAATCTCTTCGTCAACAGCTCCGTCCAGAACAAGCTGCATTGCAGCCACAAGACCAGAATAGTTACCTGTTTAATTCTCGTCCACAACAAGCTAATCACCAGCCTGAATCTGACTCGCATCGGCCACAAGACCAGACTAGTTACCAGTCTCAACGTAATTCTCGTCCACACCAAGCTAGTCATCAATTTGAGCGTCTACAATTGTCATCGGATTTACACGGACCTCAACACACCTTTTTGAGTTTTAATCCATGGGTAATCTTTGGATGGCCAAGTGACCGCTAG
- the LOC143247116 gene encoding uncharacterized protein LOC143247116 isoform X5: MRFPQDPISGSFSNLIGLQQGGKVRIIRGHPGIDYPDYREVPETPFSCRDHLYEGLYADVDAQCQVYRYCYTETRMESFLCPSGTVFNQKIQDCDLWHRVKCKESSNYYYLNAIPRDFSKLLHIGAKLQSLRQQLRPEQAALQPQDQNSYLFNSRPQQANHQPESDSHRPQDQTSYQSQRNSRPHQASHQFERLQLSSDLHGPQHTFLSFNPWVIFGWPSDR; the protein is encoded by the exons ATGAG atttcCCCAAGATCCAATATCCGGATCATTTAGTAATCTAATCGGTCTCCAGCAGGGTGGTAAAGTGAGGATCATACGAGGACATCCGGGGATTGATTACCCTGATTACAGAGAAGTTCCTGAAACACCGTTCTCGTGCAGAGATCATTTGTACGAAGGCCTGTATGCTGACGTCGATGCACAATGCCAG GTATACCGTTACTGTTACACAGAGACTAGAATGGAAAGTTTCTTGTGCCCAAGTGGCACTGTTTTCAACCAGAAGATCCAAGACTGTGATTTGTGGCACAGAGTGAAATGCAAGGAATCTTCCAATTACTATTACTTGAACGCTATACCTCGAGACTTCTCAAAACTATTACACATTGGAGCGAAACTTCAATCTCTTCGTCAACAGCTCCGTCCAGAACAAGCTGCATTGCAGCCACAAGACCAGAATAGTTACCTGTTTAATTCTCGTCCACAACAAGCTAATCACCAGCCTGAATCTGACTCGCATCGGCCACAAGACCAGACTAGTTACCAGTCTCAACGTAATTCTCGTCCACACCAAGCTAGTCATCAATTTGAGCGTCTACAATTGTCATCGGATTTACACGGACCTCAACACACCTTTTTGAGTTTTAATCCATGGGTAATCTTTGGATGGCCAAGTGACCGCTAG